The following DNA comes from Sparus aurata chromosome 3, fSpaAur1.1, whole genome shotgun sequence.
cacacacacctggtgaaGAAATacctgtgtgtttatgttagaAGCAGACATgtttctgatgatgatgatgatgctgatgatgctgatgctgcagGAGTGTGACGTGAAGCTGATCCCGGGGAACCTGTACGTCATGCACGGCCACAACCTGTACTGTCAGACACATTACCATGGCGACGGGAGCGTCCCGCTGTCACATGACCTGCCGCCCGAAGCAAACCCGAGAGAAGGTGAGCGCTGCGTCTTCTACGTCACGAATATTCTAGTTTCTTGGATCCCTTGTTCGTGTATCTGTTATATTCTTTAAGATCTTAATGAACTGCTGTGCGGCACAAAGAGTGAATTGTTGGAGGAACCCAAAGCAACCAGCAAGAAGTGATTCTGATTCACAGGAGAGCTGCTACAACTTCTGTCCATTAGGGGGCAGACGGACTCCAGACTTCTGACATTTATCACTGTATGTTTTGGGTAATTTGTTCCTCAACACAAGTAGAAAACTTGAAAAATTAGACGCtattaactttgtttttttccagtttttcttCCACTGTACATGTtgggaatgaatgaatgatctGACGCTGTGGAGGGAATTTTAACAGCATTCTACAGCTGCGTGCATTACGAGAATAATCTCATAAATCATTGTGCAAGTTGGGAATGTATGAGTGGTTTTACACTCGTGACACTTTCCGCCTCACTAGCAGCGCTGGGCGAGTTACTTTTCCTCAATGAAATGCCCAAATAACCTCTGAAGGACAAAGAAACAGCCGAGAtgtgtttaaataaatgagCAGACAGACGATCACAGTCTGATGAATTATGAGTCAGGAATAAATATTTCTAACTGTTGGCTCAGTcagatgaaacacaacagacctgTCGCTTCGAGACaaacatctcttcttctctgcttttgttttaatccacaGAACATTAACAGAGGATCAGGCTTCATCGTTAGGCTCATTTAGGCTCAGATATATTAAACACAGAGTCTATATTAATACAGTCGTGTTGGTGTGGATGGGTTatcaaaacaacaataaacgcCTCACTCTGGTCGTTAACGTGGATCGCAACGCGCTACGTGATGTAACTGTAGTAATTTAACTGAAATATTAGTAATAACGCATTAAATTACTCCCTTAACACTAAAGAAATATATTACTTTAACATGTTGCTTTTGTTCCACTGATCACTAAAATAGTTTCATAAATTATTAGACACAAAATCATTTTATCTGAGCAACAAACTGAGATCTGAGTTTCGTTTTAATGTCCCGACGTTCAGCtggactgtttgtttttattattatgtccGTCTGTCTGGATCTGTGTTAATGCAGCGTAACTTTGTGTGATTTGTTGTGCGGCCAGCGTGAagtttgtttcagctgctggagacactgagacagaaccagaaccaggaaCTGAGcctcaaaaccaaaaccaggagctaaaagaggctaaaaagctgAGAGTGTGTTAAGacctgttagctagctaacaaacactgctgtgtgtgtgacagctcaAAACCAGGTCTCAGgtgagggggaggagtctgtcAGCAGTCCAGAGCCACGATTGGACGACAGGGTGACGGGCGGGCGGACCCGCAGACGGACCAAGCGAATCAGGACGTGTTTCCGCAGCGAGCAGCTCCGAGCGCTGGAGTCGTATTTTGCGCAGAAGCACAACCCGGACGGGAAGGACTGGACCTGCCTGGCTCACAAGACCGGCCTGCCCAAGAGAGTCCTGCAGGTACAAACACAGAGGGTAACGTAGACTTTACATCATCCTGCAGTTAAAGTTTTAAGATGTAACTCTAAAAGTCAACAGAGATTTTAAAGGTTCAGCTTCGACTATAATCTGTTtctacacacacaaaatgtctgaCGCTTCCAGGTGTGGTTTCAAAACGCTCGGGCCAAACTGAGACGCTCGCTCACCACAGACGACTCTCAGGCCAGCTCGCCCTCCGGTCCCCAGAGAGGCGTAACCGTGGCGACCGGCTCCCCATCCCCAGGCTGCTCCCctcctgaccaatcacagccctTCCCCACCAGCACCatcgaccagctgcagctgtctctgCTCACCGCCCCGCTCGGTGAGCCGCCGGCGAGTCCGGCCATCAACCAGTCGCATCCACTGCAGCACCCCGCCTTCTTCCTGGACTACGATTCCCAGAGTGCACCGGGGTgtgcctcctcctctctggaGGCCTATGAGGAGTTTggtgaggcaggaggaggaggaggaggagcggaggGAGAAGCTGATGCTGGAAGTTCCTTTAGACCACATTACTGCTAGTTTCAGGAAgtagtttttcaaaataaggggATAGTTAAAGTTATAATCCTTAAGATTtgagcttttaatttgaagcaacagcagcaggaaatctGAAGTGAGAAGATTGAAATGAGAACATTGACGCtgataacataaaaacataatacTGGATTACATTCTGCTTCGTTTACTCTGAAAGGTGAAGTCCTTCCCCTTCCTGTGGACACCATGAGacattatttcataaaaaatatgtaCGATAGTGAACGACGAGGGAGTGATTCTGTTTTAATGATGCAAATAGTTACACATATGTTCACAACACATCCTCAGACATAAACACCAGCgactggttaggttcaggaaaacgTCTTGGTGCGGCTAAAAACTTCAGTTACAAACCTGCGGAAGTTACGTGTCCGCGAGGTCACTGAGCTACACGATGAAAGTCCTGAGCTCGTCTGAGCCAATCAACAATCAGCGCTTCACCTCCCTGTGATGACGTAATGCTCTTTATactactacagccactagaggtcgccacctgACAAGAAACATAAATAAGCTTCTTTCAAAGTCATCCTACATGATCATTTCTCCGATGAGGACGGGCTGGATGTTCGTGAAAGTCGctgtttgtcataaaactaatcAAATATCAGTCAGTGAGTCATTTAACACTTGCTGAAACTTCACTCTGACCACATTTATTGAGATTTCCAGCCTTTTAAATACTTCGTCCACACCAAAGTTCAAGAcaaaagaaatgcagcaaaatgtctgaaattgACAAACGTGTTACGTGTAACTTATTTATCCCTCGTCGTTTTAATTACTCCTGTGAGGTAAAGAGAAAGACTTCGCCTCACTGTTGTGTAATTACATCCTAATAAATCATTAAatgcagacaaaaacagctgttcTTAAGATTATAACTTTAACAAATGTAACTTTCTTGTGCGACTGAGAATGAATCGAGCTGGTCGCTGTACATAGACTCCATCAGGTTTCATCAATCTGCACTGATAGATTATTAATCAATAATAGAATTAGTGGCAGCACTAGAACATCCTGACTGTGTGAGATGCAGGTGAACGCTCAGGAAACAGGTGTGTTGTAACTTTTCTCATTTCTCGAACAGATTTTGTAGATTTTTCTTCCACTAAACAtcagaaacatcagaaacatgGTGACGTCTGACCAGGTGaatgttgtgtgtctgcagctctctgtgtgAATAAAACCTTCAGCTGGTTCCAACGTTTCTGTCGCGTCACGTTTCCTCTCTGTGCACCACAGTGACGATCAATACGTTTATTCTTTCACATCATGAGGATCTTCTGCTCTTCCATCttcttttgtgtttgaaaacTTCACATTTTAACACCTGTAATCACATCTTATTGTGGAGTGCTTGTgtttcttcacctcctctcagTTTATTGATTCCAGATCTCAGCTGTTGTAAGATAGTATTCTGATAACTAATCACCACAGTGAGGATGAAGGATTTTCAGCTTGTTCCTTTAACCTTTCTGTGTCCCGTTCATCCTGAAATGACCTGAAGTCGTTACAGactcagcagcaggacgaggcCTCGCGGATCGTTTGTCTTATGATTGGAGACAGATTAAGTCATTTGTTTTTAGCTCGGAGTGACTAATGGTTTGTCAATCCCTCCCAACCAGACATCTTGAACGACATTCTTCCAGGTGTGTCTGGTCGTCCCCAGCGAGACGACCTTCATGACGACAAAGACGCCTCGCCCTGCTCGCCTTCCTCTCCGGCTGCGATGTCTCTACCCTCACAAACATCTTAATGAATCGGCTGCTTCCTCTTTTGTGAATTGCTTTCTCCATTCAAGTGGCGATAATTACTGCGATGCTCGCGGAGCTGAATCGAGGTTTCTCAGCTGAAAGAATGAAGGTTATGACACTGAGTTTGTGTGCGTCAGAGCGCCGAGGGGCCAATGGGTGCCGGCCGCTGTGACCCCGGGGCCGCCGGGGGGAGGGCGGAGGGCAGCCCATTTTAAAAAGGTCAGAGGCGACGAAATTTAGAGAAGATTCAACAATTAGACCGCGACACAAGGTAAGACGACAGGTGACTCTGGGACTTTCTCTCCGCTgggtttttctgtttcttatgaAGATTTTACACTTCTGGTTAATGTGATTTTTGCAGGTGAGAAGCTGAACTGgattttaatttgttaaaaatgCTTCtgttcatcacttcctgtcctgcCTCTCAGTTATCTTTCACATCTGAGTGAAACTTTATTGATCACAAACTGCACTTTTACCAAAACAGCAGGAACCAGTCAGAACGGCACAAAGTCTCCTGGTGATGAATCACTTTCTTGTTTCTGAGTTTTCAGTGATTGAGAatattgatttctttctttctggaAGGGTAAAAAATATACTGAAatgttattatttgttttgattatgtctTGATTTTGGGGTGTTTTTTGTTGATTGTAGCTGAGGTGAACGAGGATAACTGGAGGATTGTAATTGGATTTAAAATGAGATTAATTTGGCAGTGATGCAGGAGACGAGTGTTCAGGTAATAAGTCTGGATCCAAAGTCCTGAACCAGGAGGGAAATGTGCAAAATCCATCTGAGTAGGTATTTTTGGTGgaaatttgaaaaacaaatcatccaGACTAGTCCAAATCCAAGATTATTAGTTCAATACTTTCACAGGTCAGaagatttaattaaattaaacaattatttttacTATTTCAGATGATCAGGCAGGTTTTTTCCCCTATGCAAagattttatgatttttaatgtttgcacttttttttgtttttagcaaaacattaaaaaaacaaacaaactataaACCAGATTTCTGTGACACTGGGTGTAAAGTTTGGCAGAGTTGCACGAGACTAGAACTCAGGTTAGACGCGGATCCAAAGACCTGCACCTGGAGGAGCAAATACAAAATCTATCCAAACAGAGAATTCAGTTTCATTCAGTCTTTGACAAATGTGAGAAACACCTGATGAAATGTTTCTGTCGCTGCCTGAATCAGTTTTTAAGGCTTGTTTGACATCGACAGTCAGAACTCTTTGACGTTTTGGGTGATTTCAACCAAATTTAGgtgattattgtgttttatgtcaAAGTGTTTCAGGCAggtttttaacttttttgtgattttatgattttaaacgtgttttgtgttttttggtttttgagGAAATTCTCACAAACCCTGAAAGAGAAGTCAATTAAATTTGTTTTTGAAGAACGTGTTTGTTCAGATACAAACACATCTAAATGATTTCTGCATCTTTATAGATCTAAATGTCAGTTACTTCATAGTCATGATATTCAGATTAAGCCTCGTCATGCACAGCTATGATTTACATCTTCACCTTCTGTCTGTCGCTTTGTGTGTTAAATACATCTCTCTGTTCCTAGATGAGACCTTCTTTCCATCTCGGTGCCTCGcagctctccctcctcttcctcgcccTTCTCTGCTCCGTCCCCTGGACCGTCACGTCGTACCCCCGCTCCCCTGCTGCGCTCCTGCCCACGGTGGACGTACCTGACCTGGAGTCTGTCCTGCTGCACCTCCAGGCTGCCCTGGATGACCGGAGGACCGGTTGGCTCGTCCAGCCTGACACCTGGGCCAAGTGGCCTCGGGACCCCCAGCTGGAGCCcagggagcaggaggaggatgaggaggacgaggaggaggaggaggacgggctCTGGGAAGACAATGTGCTGCAGAGGGCCCAGAGAGGAGACCTGGCGGCCCGGCCTCTGTCGCCCTTCCCTGGAGGTCACTTTCCAGAGGGCATGCACTaccaggagggaggagagggggaggtgggAGGGAAGAAGAATGAAGCTCTGACCTCCATCGCTGGAGGACTCCAAGCTGTCAGCCGGGAGAAGGGAGGATTCGGTTTCCGCTTCGGGAGGAAAAGATGGACTGACGGCGGATGGATGGATGTCGGTGGGGGGAGCACGGAGGAGAACAAGTGGAAgtgatgaggagagaggagtgtgatggtgaagctgtgaggaggtgATTCAGTTAAAAGGCCAAATGAGGGAGGGCAGTGATACACTCAGCGATTTTTCTCAGCAACTAAGATGGCTTCACGCATCGGGCAACACGCAGACATGCAGAGTATTCAAATGATTCACGGCGACCAAACGTTGCTGGAAAAGTTGCCCCGTGGATCACAGCACTGAAAATAAGAAGCGAGAGTGTTTgaaagagcaggaggaagaaacaaaatCGCCATCACTCACATTTACAtgcattaaaggaacagttcacatgaaaatgtaaattcagaCAACTGAAGAAGCTGGTGACTAAAAAACAAccctaaaaaaaacatcaaatgtctCCGTACAGCTCGTCCGGTGTGATCAAAGTccccagaagccctgagatcacAAACTGATTGGAAAAGATTTGATGTGCGGTCAAGATGGTACACCCTCACACTTTTTAAATCTTCTTTGGGATCgcagggcttccagagacttggattacgctggacgagctgtatgaaGCCTTTTAAAAACATCTCCGTGTGTTTTGTGGACGAGGAAACTTTCCGTCAGCATTGAGATGAGGAGACACGGAGTGAATGTACCTTGTTTTTGGacgaactgttcctttaaatcctCCATGTTTGCCTCTGAGTCAGAGTACAACGAGAGTTGTATTTCTTAGTGGCTGAACGCACATAAAGACAGAATAAATGTTCAAAGCTTCTGTAAATGTTAAAGTGTCAAATCCAAAGTCTGACAGTGTAAAAATGAatgtacataaatatatatgaagcatttgtaaatgtgtgaaTTTGTTTGCTTGAATATAAGCAGTGGATAAAGAGCTGGAGGTGCAGACTGTAATAATAAACTCTCAACACAGATTTagggtcgctggtttgattatTTCATCAGACATGTCACTCGAAAACACCGATGGATTAAGTATTCAGACACTTTACTCAAGCAAAAGTACTAATATCACACTGttaaaatactctgttacagATAAAACCTGCATTGAAAATCTAAGTAAAAGTATGTAAGTATAATCAGGAAAATGTGCTTCAagcattaaaattaaaaaaactcaaTGCAGTAAAATGTCCTCTGTTACTGTTGTGATATTAAATATCATCATCAGAAGGTCATTAAGCTGCTCTTTATAGTTCTATACttattatatatgtatttggtacaaaaataacaacacaataagGATGATTCAtgagttaaaacaagaaaagaggAACATGCTCAcagctcacttcctgtttacctCCCTGTGCGCAAACCTCTGTCGGTGTTATCTGCCTAGCAACTAGCTCTGAATTATTTCATTGGTCGGTCTTGTGGGACAGCAGTTGAGCCGCACTCTTCTTTCGTCTCGAGCCTTTTCCCGTCTTAAATTACGTTTTGTCGTTTTTTAACCATGGGTCGAGCAACaaactggatttttttgtttctgccaTTACTGTGGCTGAACTTGGTGGCGGCTAAAAGAGGTAAGTTAACTGTTGTGGGTGATTTGTGTGAAACGTCTCGTCTCTGTTTGACAGCAGCtaagttagctgttagcagttagcagttagccaGCCGTTGGCTAACGCAGGTGAAAGTAACGGCTGATGTTTTTACATTCAGACGGTCGTGTTTTAGAGGACAGACGGTGTGTAACGTTACTTTCCAAACTGTTTCTGGCCTGTTCACTGTATATCACCTTTCAACATTTGACCTTTTAAAGGGGCCGTCCTAAAC
Coding sequences within:
- the LOC115578465 gene encoding LIM/homeobox protein Lhx9-like, with translation MMSPDDRALEDLLYSGDLGDEAKGAELSGGPAVVEDAAAVDNAPTAVSIQEPMTCAGCGEQLCDRFFLLAAGRLWHSACLRCSACQCELQTHPSLFWRDGNIYCQQDYCRMFGGGQCARCFQPIPASDLVMRSGELTFHPHCFSCQECDVKLIPGNLYVMHGHNLYCQTHYHGDGSVPLSHDLPPEANPREAQNQVSGEGEESVSSPEPRLDDRVTGGRTRRRTKRIRTCFRSEQLRALESYFAQKHNPDGKDWTCLAHKTGLPKRVLQVWFQNARAKLRRSLTTDDSQASSPSGPQRGVTVATGSPSPGCSPPDQSQPFPTSTIDQLQLSLLTAPLGEPPASPAINQSHPLQHPAFFLDYDSQSAPGCASSSLEAYEEFGEAGGGGGGAEGEADAGSSFRPHYC